A genomic segment from Acidobacteriota bacterium encodes:
- a CDS encoding alpha/beta fold hydrolase has product MIQDMKKLFGSLILIFALIAHSSKAFAQQPAASDELTEIAKQLVASLVKEDFASVVKNFDDTMKRVSPEDKLRETWKAVIGQVGAFKNQYGVRKEKAAEFDAVVVSCEFALFAVDVKVVFNGQKQISGLFFLPASTPPPAKPASAFKKPDYANLDSFIEKEVTVGAGEWALSATLTLPKGEGKFVAIVLVHGSGPHDRDETIFQNKPFRDLAWGLASQGIAVLRYEKRTKAHAAKLVAIAESVTVKEEAVDDALAAVALLKTNEKIDAKKIFVLGHSLGGMLLPRIAKGDASIAGLISLAGLTRPLEDTILEQMTYIASLEGNVSPQAQQQLEIVKAQVAKVKDATLKPGDKGLLLGVPGSYWLDLRGYNPPEEAKNLKQPMLILQGEKDYQVTLKDFENWKAALGARKDVEFKSYAKLYHLFIETEEKAAPSNYAKEGNIAKYVIDDIVAWIKRQK; this is encoded by the coding sequence ATGATTCAAGACATGAAAAAATTATTCGGTTCGCTGATTTTAATTTTTGCCCTCATCGCTCATTCATCGAAGGCTTTTGCTCAACAACCTGCGGCTTCGGATGAACTCACCGAAATCGCCAAACAACTGGTCGCTTCACTGGTCAAAGAAGATTTCGCAAGTGTGGTGAAAAATTTTGATGACACCATGAAACGGGTTTCACCCGAAGATAAATTGCGCGAAACCTGGAAAGCGGTCATCGGGCAGGTCGGCGCGTTCAAAAATCAATACGGCGTGCGCAAAGAGAAAGCCGCAGAGTTCGATGCCGTGGTGGTGTCCTGCGAATTCGCGTTGTTTGCCGTCGATGTCAAAGTGGTGTTCAACGGACAAAAACAGATTAGCGGTCTATTCTTTTTACCGGCAAGCACGCCGCCGCCCGCAAAACCCGCTTCGGCATTCAAAAAACCCGATTATGCCAACCTCGATTCATTTATCGAAAAAGAGGTAACGGTCGGCGCGGGCGAATGGGCGCTTTCGGCAACCCTCACGTTGCCGAAAGGCGAAGGCAAGTTTGTGGCAATCGTTTTGGTGCATGGGTCTGGACCGCACGACCGCGACGAAACGATTTTTCAAAATAAACCCTTTCGTGACCTTGCCTGGGGTCTGGCTTCGCAAGGGATTGCCGTCTTGCGCTACGAAAAACGCACCAAAGCACACGCGGCAAAACTTGTGGCGATTGCCGAAAGCGTCACCGTCAAAGAAGAGGCTGTAGATGATGCGCTGGCGGCTGTCGCACTGTTGAAGACTAATGAAAAAATCGATGCGAAAAAAATATTCGTGCTCGGTCACAGTCTCGGCGGAATGCTATTGCCGCGCATTGCCAAAGGGGATGCCAGCATCGCCGGATTGATTTCGCTTGCCGGGCTGACCCGCCCTCTGGAAGATACCATTCTCGAACAGATGACCTATATCGCGTCGCTTGAAGGTAATGTTTCTCCGCAAGCGCAACAGCAACTCGAGATTGTTAAAGCGCAGGTCGCCAAAGTGAAAGATGCCACTTTAAAGCCCGGCGATAAAGGCTTGTTGCTTGGGGTTCCGGGAAGTTACTGGCTCGATTTGCGCGGTTACAATCCACCCGAAGAAGCCAAGAATCTGAAACAGCCCATGTTGATTTTACAGGGCGAAAAAGATTATCAGGTAACCTTGAAAGATTTTGAGAATTGGAAAGCGGCGCTCGGCGCAAGAAAAGATGTCGAGTTCAAAAGCTATGCGAAACTCTATCACCTGTTCATTGAAACCGAAGAAAAAGCCGCGCCGTCAAATTACGCCAAAGAAGGCAACATCGCAAAGTACGTCATTGATGACATTGTCGCATGGATTAAGCGGCAGAAGTGA
- a CDS encoding carboxypeptidase regulatory-like domain-containing protein — MKSRTTFLLLILFIPSLTVAQNPNNMIRGKVRSTNGTPVNHAIVELHDNSGAIISQTVTRNDGDFAFSRIVPSEYEVVVTVSGYDSSAQRVVFTQPDRSNFFEVVTIEVILKPRTDTTLPVIGTRFVQEVPKPARAAFEKAMEQLRDNKAQEAIALLREAVNNFNDYFDANFMLARELFRAGEDQAALEAIERARRVNEREGGVYHLFGLIMLRQRKFVVAEFAFREASNLKPNQPLFHFFRARALIEIAIYTKDEKEKIEDLALAEKELNQAWDLSEKKLNEVYLQRARIFLRRNDKAAAIKEFEAFLKAEPNAANAATVRQAIDNLRANK; from the coding sequence GTGAAATCCCGCACAACATTTTTGTTGCTCATTTTATTTATCCCTTCACTGACCGTTGCACAGAATCCTAATAATATGATTCGCGGTAAAGTGCGCTCGACCAATGGCACGCCGGTAAACCATGCGATTGTCGAATTGCACGACAACAGCGGCGCCATCATCAGTCAAACGGTGACGCGCAACGATGGCGATTTCGCTTTTTCACGCATCGTGCCCTCGGAATATGAAGTCGTGGTTACGGTGAGCGGTTATGATTCGTCTGCGCAAAGAGTCGTATTTACTCAACCCGACCGCTCCAATTTTTTTGAAGTCGTCACCATCGAAGTGATTCTCAAACCCAGGACGGATACCACGCTTCCGGTGATTGGAACACGCTTTGTCCAGGAGGTTCCCAAGCCCGCGCGCGCCGCTTTTGAAAAAGCCATGGAACAGTTGCGCGATAACAAAGCACAAGAAGCCATCGCTTTGTTGCGCGAAGCCGTGAATAATTTTAATGATTATTTCGACGCCAATTTTATGCTCGCCCGCGAACTCTTTCGCGCCGGCGAAGACCAGGCGGCTTTGGAAGCCATCGAACGCGCCCGCCGTGTCAATGAACGCGAAGGCGGCGTCTATCATCTCTTCGGACTGATTATGCTCCGCCAGCGCAAATTCGTGGTCGCGGAATTTGCTTTTCGCGAAGCCAGTAATCTTAAACCCAATCAACCGCTCTTTCATTTCTTCAGAGCCAGAGCTTTGATTGAAATTGCCATTTATACCAAAGACGAAAAAGAGAAGATTGAAGATTTGGCGCTCGCTGAAAAAGAGTTGAATCAGGCGTGGGATTTGAGCGAAAAGAAATTGAATGAGGTGTATCTGCAACGCGCTCGCATCTTTTTGCGACGCAATGACAAAGCCGCCGCGATTAAAGAGTTCGAGGCTTTTTTAAAAGCCGAACCCAATGCCGCGAATGCCGCCACGGTTCGCCAGGCGATTGATAATTTGCGCGCCAATAAATGA
- the liaF gene encoding cell wall-active antibiotics response protein LiaF, translated as MFCPKCGTQNEYGKFCRKCGTNLSGVSQAIGEPLPDEINHSGTATPARIGQARGGITVGFFSQAAIANDFKDLADHKAMAVFGNVKVDLTGAPLPPGETHISAYSLFGDIEIFVPDNVGVRITGFSSLAELKLRGEKVGKGFFDVNEYRSDNYETAARRLHVEVASLLSAIKIRR; from the coding sequence ATGTTTTGTCCGAAATGCGGCACGCAAAACGAGTACGGAAAATTTTGTCGAAAGTGCGGAACCAACCTTTCAGGCGTATCCCAAGCCATCGGTGAACCTTTGCCTGATGAAATCAATCACTCCGGTACGGCAACTCCCGCGCGAATCGGTCAGGCGCGCGGCGGCATCACCGTGGGCTTTTTCAGTCAAGCCGCAATTGCCAACGATTTTAAAGATCTTGCCGACCACAAAGCGATGGCAGTGTTTGGTAATGTCAAAGTGGATTTAACCGGCGCACCGCTGCCGCCGGGCGAAACTCATATCAGCGCCTATTCCCTGTTTGGCGATATTGAAATTTTCGTGCCCGACAATGTCGGCGTGCGCATCACAGGTTTTTCGTCGCTTGCCGAACTCAAATTGCGCGGCGAAAAAGTCGGCAAAGGTTTCTTTGATGTTAATGAATACCGTTCCGACAACTATGAAACGGCTGCGCGCCGTCTGCATGTCGAAGTCGCTTCATTACTGAGCGCCATAAAAATCCGAAGATAA